CTGACTAAACACCACGAATCtctgcaaaacaataaacacacaacaagGTCTTGTAAATCGATTCCTAAATGGCCACCGCTCTTGATTGAATTCCATCATTCATCAGTGTTGTTATTTTCGCAAAATATTCGCACTACAAATAATCGAAATCATATACCACTACCCCCCTGAGGAGGAAAAGAAGCACCTTAACGTGTAATGGATGGCGGCAAATTAATCTCTAACCAATTGTGCTCtacgaataaaacaaagcCAGAACTATATCTGAAAGACATTCAAAAAGTGCAGTCGAGAACTCCCTTGTCGGgacgtttttctttcttttaccaTACAAATACCTCGAAATGGTTCCGAAATTGTTATCAGAACAGTATCACAATCATTTATAGGTACGCCACACTCCGTATAAAAGTGATAAACTTCAGAAACACTAGTGGATATTTCCGCGATCGTACCCGGCCAACATGAGCAACAGTCGGTACAAACGATCCGTATTTCTTTCACTGTTCTTCCCTTGGCTGCCGTAAATATCTTGATGCTGATTCTACTAAACTACTTACTAGTGAACTGAACCAGACAGggtgaaaaatggaatattttggtcgcttttttttaatgaatacGCTATGCATGTTTATATACTTTATTTGCTTAACGCCCACGTCGATGCgtggttttagtttttatcataaaattttCGTTTAGGCACATGGTTCGTTTTCACAATTTTGCAATAATAATACGCACTGTGTGGGTATAAAACACCGTTTGAAATGATTACGTCTAATTAATTGGAGCAAACTTTGCTCGTTCGTCACACTTGAGTTTCACTAATCATAATCATCACACACCTTCGCCACCGGCTTGGAATGGTGTTAAAGGGGACAAAACGAGAGGAGATCACGAAGCGCAAAGTACAACGGATAACTGCAGTGTCTTTCGCAATGCGTACGCTAGGCGTTTAAGTGGAAAGACACCGTACGTTCGGCACCGTTCGGTGTGTAAAATGTTTAAGTTACGGTGATTTCTTCCTCCTTTATCAGAGCAGATTCTTtcttactgctgctgcttcgttcGTTGTCTTACAGCGCGAGATCGTACTTATAGATGTAGGAATAGATAAGAATAATACGTAATAGCACACACAATCTatacgagtgtgtgtgtgtgtgtggggggtaGGAACAACTTCAACAATACGTTTTAAGCAAGCAAAGTACGTGGAAAGTGATTCATCTCAATGAAATCCTGCACTATCTCCTCCAGCAGCTCCCTAGTAATCTGTGGATGACGCAGTTTATACCCGTAAGACTTTAGCTTTTCGTTGCTTAAATGCAAATGCTTGTGAAGAAGCAACTCTTGGTCCATGTACGGTGTTAGCGGTGTATTCTGCACACCGTCTCGCTGGCACAGCTCGGCCCACGGCCCCAGATGTCGGTCGTTAATTTCCTCGATCGCTCCGGCCATGTCGAGCTTCGTCATGTTCGACATCGTGACGCCCCAGTAATCGATTTTGATGCCAAACATGTCGGCAAGCAGCTCACTGATCATCGCCTGGGTAGCATTGCTGTCATCACACACGTTGATCGTTTCGCGCACCGTACGATCGGTTTGCAATAGCTCCCAAATGCTACCACACACGTCATCCACGTGCACCACGTTCATCTTCATCGTTCCGGTCCAGAGAAGTTTCATCGTTTCGTCCAGGTGCTTATAAATTCCCGCTATAATGATGCGAGGCGCTAAAACAAAGAACAGGGTAAGTAAGACCATATACTAACGGTCCAGTTCTGGTAAAGCGGCCAAAGCACGTACTCAATCCTTTTCGATCGCCTACTCCATAGCAGATCGGCAGCCGCAGTATGGTGTAGGGCAAATCCTTTATGGCGATCAGTTCCTGTTCTACCTTCGCCTTGTACTTGCCCACCATCGTCCACGGTTCGACGGGACAGTCCTCATTTTGTGGGACCTTCTCGTCCGACCACATGCTTCCGGTGCTCAGCTCCACGTAGCGCTTCGCTTTATGCTTCACAGCCTCCGTTGCACAGTTTAAGCTTAGCTTCAGTATACCTTCCTGGTAGACGGGATCCGTTTGGCCGGGTTTCGTTTCGGCCGCACAGTTTATCACATAATCCCAGCACCCATCGATCGGTTGTTCGCCCACCTCCATGCGGAAAGCATTTTGGCACGAAGCGAGGTTTATTAGATTGGCGCTCACAAATTCCACCCGATCGTTGGCGAACGCTTGCGTGTGTCTGCTGTTTAACCAGGCCATCAGCGGTGGCGTCTTGTCGACCACCTTAATGCGCCCCGCTAGATCATGACTGACGAGATGATCAACTAGATGACGGCCAATAAATCCGCACCCTGCGAAGTTAGACAAAgtaaaaaggggaaaagtacctcaaaaaagcagaaaaaagcaaacgcaacCATGCAGTGCAGCTTCTCAGCTGTCCCTATCGGTGATTGATCTCGGTTCTCTACCCTCCCTAGTGGCATTGAACCGTGATTATCGCTTCAGGAACCGGCTTTGGAAGCAGCAACACAACCggcttctgctgctgccggaTGGCACGTTCCAGCGAATGTGCGATGCGCAGAATATCGATCATGAGTGGCAATTATGTGACATTAACTTAATTATGAACCGGGTCCGCATTGTGTTCGTTGGCAAGATTGTTGCGCAACGAGATTTTTCCCCATTCCGCTTTTCTTGTTACCGAACTCTGGAACAAAAGTGCGAAAACCTCCCCTTTCAACATTGCTCTTGCGCTTAATTACCTCCAAGGACTAGAACGTTCGGTtttgacattattttttaacacttttgCAACTGTGGCCGGAATagcggaaacaaaaattgcacacGAACCGCGAGAACGGAAACAACGTTCAAATATAAATAGCACGGCACACTTAACTAAAACTAAGTAAACGCGACAAAGCTAATGGCACTAACGGCTAGTGAAGCTGAACCGAGCAACAGAAGAATACAATGTACAGAAgtgcaacgaaaaaaatgtgaaCACACAACCGGAGTGGTCCAGTGCACGATGCAACCGTTGCGGCAGatgagttgtttttgttttctttttatcgcCCAACTGCACTTGCTTTATATCAGATGTGGGCAAGTGGTAGAGAAGCGCACGGTCAGTACATTTGGTACAGTTTGACAGTTGCTGGCACGGGAGGAAATAGAGTGCATTTTGGGTCAAATTGAACAATTTGCGAGAAGTTGAATATCAAATGTTTTGCGATGAAGATTTGAAACATGTACAGTTCAATACATTTCATAGTTTTTCTTAGTGATATGTACATATGTCCAGAGGCCGTCAGTGATCAGATCCGGCACGAGTAGAGTGGCGCAGAGAGCTCGATGAATACATCAAGGTTAAGTTTAACCGTCGGAGATTGGATACAGCCGGGGATGGAGGAGCGCAACCCTAGACCTAGTTTCCTTTAAACGGACTGACGACCTGGCCATACAGgcgatttcaaaatttttgaaatctcGTAAATGTCAGGTCGTTTGCGATGAACCAGCCTGAACCAGACCATTTTCATGCAAATGACATTTCCGAGAAACCAATTCGAAACTGTCACTTTGGGCGAAGGTTTCTgacgtgttgttttgttgatgtacACTTGGCACTTTAATTTGTGAGCCGCTATAGTTACAGAAAATGCTGAATATCGCTACACATATGGTAAATATTCTCGCGTTGCAATTCCGTACACACTCGCACTACCATTCTGCAACCATTTTGCAGGACTTTGAGGGCCAAGGAAGGGCCGAGAAGCTTTCCCGCATCATCATTACGCTGTTCGGTACGGTAGGACTAGTGTGGGGCTACATTATCCAGCAATTTTCTCAAACGGTGTACATTCTCATTGCCGGAGTTTTGCTGGCTTCGATTGTAAGTAGCTTAACTTGCGCAAAGTAACATCGATAtgatttgttggttttttaatcCGCAATCCTTTGTGTCCTCGCAAATGTAGCTCACCATTCCACCATGGCCAATATATCGTAAGAAGCCCCTAAACTGGCAAAAGCCTCGCCCCGATCCGCAAACAACGCAGAGCTCATCGGATGaaactaaaaagaaaaagaaaaactagtGCTTCGGATGGCTAAATGGTTAAgatactaataaaaaaaaacacaccgtaCTATGGGCTGACATTCCCCTGTTTGTCGGAAAACGCAGTGTGAGTAGTGTTTTAATGTGATTGCGCTAGTACAGTGGCCGTTTGTACGCTTTTAATTTCTCGTGATCATAATGCTTATGTATGAGATTGTACATGTGACGGAAGAAGAACAGTAAGTTATCGTATTGTCCATTGTACGGCTGGACTCCGTCCGGGCTCACTTCGCTCGGATGAAAAATACGATCCTGCGGTATTTGATCCATTTTCAGATGAATGTGATCCAGTCCACGGTACCGGCTGTCCAGTCCCCAGGCAGCAATGTGCACTTCCAGCACGAACTGATGTATGGCTTCGACTGTCGCAAGAAACCAGCGTGGACTGTTGCGCTGATGGCGCCAGAATTGGGAAATCCTGTTCTGTATCACAACGGTACGCAAACACGACAGTCGCTCGTCCTTGTATATACCACGGCACTGATTCCAGGTACTGTCAATGAACACGGCCCGTTTCACAGGGAAGTTGCCTGTGTTGCATTCGATCGAACTGGACCCATTCGGTTGATGGTGCGTGTCCACGATGTCGTTCAAGCGAAAGCGCAATAGCGTACCCATATGATATCCCTTGGGAAGGCCATAGTTTTCCTTCATCTGGTACGTTTCGCCGCTAAACAAGCTGGCCACCGTCAGCGCGGTCGGTGTGGGGAATATCAGCACAACGTCCTCCTCCATCCGATAGTCGGGGATGTTTGGATAGGTGTATATTTTAACATCATCTGGCGCAAGGATGGCTGCATGAACTGCCGTACTTTTGCCATCGATCTCATTCCTATGCTTTATGACGTCGATTTTCACCGGCAGCGTAAGGCGAGGCACACGGGATTCTATTTCCCCGACGGGGACGTAGCATGTGTAGCAGAAAAACTTGCGTGACTTTCCACATCGAGAACAACAGCTCCGGCCCTCAACGTCCATTAAGAAGTCGGTTTCCGCAATGTCCATTCCTTCGAACGGATCCGGCCGCTGGGCGGTTTCAGACGAGGCCATATTTACGGCGAATCGCTGGGAATTGTACGACAAATGCTGATGGTCCtttgtttacatgtttttGCTCTCTTCGTAAACTACAACTGGCTGTGACATTTATCATTCAATTCAAATATGTAACGCGTAACCCTCGTCAGGCGTTACACAGTGCGTTGCACAATTTCAGCGATATGTGGCAGAATGTAACAAAATTATAGATTCAAAGAGTAGGAAATGATATTGATATGATAAGACGGCTAAGTTTGTGATAATCCCCTCATTTAGCACAACAAAAGTTAGTTGTTCGATCAACCCATTGAACAAGACGTAGTCCAATGGTctcatgtttctgttttctgaGACTATTACACCCAAGATGAAGTAAAGAAAGAAATCAAagtcacaaaaaaaccatttacaaCTTGGACTTGGTTTAACTGTTTATTGAATATACTAGTAATGTATGTATATATTCATATATTTATAGGTATATCTATCCATCGACGCTGGTATAGGGGATGGGAAAAATTAGACATCGcagcgtgttttattttgaaatcgCAATCCACCAATAGaccaccaaaccaaccaacaaatACATCCATTTGTTGAGTTCCTACATTTGCTTCGTTTCCTCTGTTCTGCTGAGAGCAAACCTTCGCTTCATTGAATTTTCTATTCCGTGTGTGTTTCCAGAGTCAGAGCAAGATAAAAAGTGTGTATTACTGTGTCGTATTACATCATGCCGAATAGTTAGCTggacagggttttttttgttctctaaAGTGTGGCTTTTAAATCTTCATTTGCATCTGTTTCACATTTAATTACGACAAAGTACAGAaagtgtatgcgtgtgtgttgtgtgtggtggTACTAGTTTGTTCTCTAGAATTACTTCACGTCTTTGTGGGGAATCGGGTATCCTCACCGTTTTGATCCGAATTTTACTAACGAAA
This region of Anopheles marshallii chromosome 2, idAnoMarsDA_429_01, whole genome shotgun sequence genomic DNA includes:
- the LOC128707556 gene encoding uncharacterized protein LOC128707556; the encoded protein is MSKPNVLVLGGCGFIGRHLVDHLVSHDLAGRIKVVDKTPPLMAWLNSRHTQAFANDRVEFVSANLINLASCQNAFRMEVGEQPIDGCWDYVINCAAETKPGQTDPVYQEGILKLSLNCATEAVKHKAKRYVELSTGSMWSDEKVPQNEDCPVEPWTMVGKYKAKVEQELIAIKDLPYTILRLPICYGVGDRKGLTPRIIIAGIYKHLDETMKLLWTGTMKMNVVHVDDVCGSIWELLQTDRTVRETINVCDDSNATQAMISELLADMFGIKIDYWGVTMSNMTKLDMAGAIEEINDRHLGPWAELCQRDGVQNTPLTPYMDQELLLHKHLHLSNEKLKSYGYKLRHPQITRELLEEIVQDFIEMNHFPRTLLA
- the LOC128707342 gene encoding tRNA-uridine aminocarboxypropyltransferase 1 produces the protein MASSETAQRPDPFEGMDIAETDFLMDVEGRSCCSRCGKSRKFFCYTCYVPVGEIESRVPRLTLPVKIDVIKHRNEIDGKSTAVHAAILAPDDVKIYTYPNIPDYRMEEDVVLIFPTPTALTVASLFSGETYQMKENYGLPKGYHMGTLLRFRLNDIVDTHHQPNGSSSIECNTGNFPVKRAVFIDSTWNQCRGIYKDERLSCLRTVVIQNRISQFWRHQRNSPRWFLATVEAIHQFVLEVHIAAWGLDSRYRGLDHIHLKMDQIPQDRIFHPSEVSPDGVQPYNGQYDNLLFFFRHMYNLIHKHYDHEKLKAYKRPLY
- the LOC128706729 gene encoding signal peptidase complex subunit 1, whose product is MLNIATHMDFEGQGRAEKLSRIIITLFGTVGLVWGYIIQQFSQTVYILIAGVLLASILTIPPWPIYRKKPLNWQKPRPDPQTTQSSSDETKKKKKN